The window GATAAATAATTATTTTCCGCCGCTGAACCCCTGTTGCCGCCAGGCTTCGTAAACCACCACCGCCACGGCATTGGAAAGATTTAAACTGCGATTGTTGGGCAGGAGCGGCAACCGCAGTTTGTGTTCTTCCGGAAGTGAATCCAGCAACTCCTGGGGTATACCTCGCGTTTCAGGGCCGAAAAGCAGGGCGTCATTTTCCTTGTATTGTGTTTCTGTATAGAGTCGGCGCGCCCGGGTCGAGAAGGCAAACAGGCGCGGAGGATCTGCGCTTTTGAGAAATGTTTCTAGATCCGGATGAGTCCTTACCTCGGCCCATTCGCGGTAATCCAGTCCCGCGCGCCGCAATTCCTTGTCCTCCAGCCGGAAGCCGAGCGGTTCGATCAGGTGCAGACGCGCGCCGGTATTGGCGCACAAACGCATGATGTTGCCGGTGTTAGGCGGAATCTCGGGTTGATAGAGCACGACATGAAACATGTTTCTGCCGCCTATGGTGCGGGTATTAAGGTGGTGTTCCTTCCCGGATTGTATATAAGTAGGTAAGGAACACGCAGCCCCGTAATTGCCCGTTCAAGGAGGAACACAACGGTGATCAGAAAAAAAACATCCAATTTGCCTGCGGTCCATGCCAGTTCATTACTGTTCATCTGCGCGCTACTTCCGGCTCTGCTGTTCAAGGGACCGCAAATCGAATTCTTTGCCGTAACCCAGATTGTGCTAGTGATCTGGCTCGGCTGGATTTTCATGCATTCTCATGAATCAGGCCTGCGCATTCCCAAGACAGCGCTGGCGCTGTGTCTTACCCTGTTCTGGTTGTGGCTTGCACTGTCTATTGCCTGGAGTCTGGCCCCCAG is drawn from Sulfuricaulis sp. and contains these coding sequences:
- the trmL gene encoding tRNA (uridine(34)/cytosine(34)/5-carboxymethylaminomethyluridine(34)-2'-O)-methyltransferase TrmL — translated: MFHVVLYQPEIPPNTGNIMRLCANTGARLHLIEPLGFRLEDKELRRAGLDYREWAEVRTHPDLETFLKSADPPRLFAFSTRARRLYTETQYKENDALLFGPETRGIPQELLDSLPEEHKLRLPLLPNNRSLNLSNAVAVVVYEAWRQQGFSGGK